The Neorhodopirellula lusitana genome segment AGTGTGGCCATCGAGATCCTTGACGACAGCACGGCGTCCCCATTCGGTGTCAGTTGGTTCCGTGACAATTGCAGCATCGATCTCACGAAGCAGATCAATGACGCCGTTAACATCGTCAACGTTAAACCCAATTCGCGTGTTGGTTGTGACGTCATTGACGTCTCGTTGTGGGTAGATTTCAAACACGAACCCACAAATGTCTGACGCAAAATGTTCCGGTCCTTTGCCGTGCGAATGTCGATCAAACAGCATGCCCATCTGC includes the following:
- a CDS encoding VOC family protein; its protein translation is MIRSPDIDRAVRFYQQMGMLFDRHSHGKGPEHFASDICGFVFEIYPQRDVNDVTTNTRIGFNVDDVNGVIDLLREIDAAIVTEPTDTEWGRRAVVKDLDGHTVELVTPVNREAKIVGEYRKTDRTGNTEDAK